The following are encoded in a window of Saccharothrix longispora genomic DNA:
- a CDS encoding alpha/beta fold hydrolase: MRSIIRALGGLGTAAALVLGTATFASAEEQPVDARGVAGITWAPCPEIAEVECGTLSLPIDWTRPRGEKFDLAVARRKALDPAKRLGVLVINPGGPGGSGVDFALGADGYFSPEVQQRFDIIGFDPRGVARSRPVKCSFDLAVNAPSIYPTDQAGFDALAAYNRELAADCRAHSGPIYDHADTLSVVKDIDALRRSLGERKINYYGISYGTLIGQQYAEEFGRNIRAMVIDSNMDHSLGTWRFNETEAVTAEDSFTEFVKWCERTESCALHDRDVVEFWEDLLARADRGEITDPGDPTYVVSARDIVRTAFGAFYGPNWAPLAEFLVRLAAGEPTPGTSVKAVRAAQETVENPFPAVFCQDWAIRVKNHREFSALVNRANQLAPHMRGGSLGHSAIAGCVGLPEKVNNPQHRLRIEDSPKILMSNALHDSATGYEWAVNAHRQSRDKTVLLTYEGWGHGVYDRSDCTRGATDEYLIALKTPRPGARCAAVEPPEQAASSNATPLPAGPAPGVPGWLR, from the coding sequence GTGCGATCGATCATCCGTGCGCTCGGCGGTCTGGGGACCGCCGCCGCGCTCGTCCTGGGGACGGCCACGTTCGCGTCGGCCGAGGAACAGCCCGTCGACGCCCGGGGCGTCGCGGGCATCACCTGGGCGCCCTGCCCCGAGATCGCCGAGGTCGAGTGCGGCACGCTCAGCCTGCCGATCGACTGGACCAGGCCGCGCGGCGAGAAGTTCGACCTCGCCGTGGCCCGCCGCAAGGCCCTCGACCCGGCCAAGCGCCTCGGCGTCCTGGTCATCAACCCCGGCGGTCCCGGCGGCTCGGGCGTCGACTTCGCGCTGGGCGCGGACGGCTACTTCAGCCCGGAGGTGCAGCAGCGCTTCGACATCATCGGCTTCGACCCGCGCGGCGTGGCCCGCAGCCGGCCGGTGAAGTGCTCGTTCGACCTCGCGGTGAACGCCCCGTCGATCTACCCGACCGACCAGGCCGGCTTCGACGCCCTCGCCGCCTACAACCGCGAGCTGGCCGCCGACTGCCGCGCCCACAGCGGCCCGATCTACGACCACGCCGACACGCTGTCCGTCGTGAAGGACATCGACGCCCTGCGCCGGTCCCTCGGCGAGCGGAAGATCAACTACTACGGCATCTCCTACGGCACGCTCATCGGCCAGCAGTACGCCGAGGAGTTCGGCCGCAACATCCGCGCCATGGTCATCGACTCGAACATGGACCACAGCCTCGGCACGTGGCGCTTCAACGAGACCGAGGCCGTCACCGCCGAGGACTCGTTCACCGAGTTCGTGAAGTGGTGCGAGCGCACCGAGTCGTGCGCCCTGCACGACCGGGACGTCGTGGAGTTCTGGGAAGACCTGCTCGCCCGCGCCGACCGCGGCGAGATCACCGACCCGGGCGACCCGACCTACGTCGTCTCCGCGCGGGACATCGTCCGCACGGCCTTCGGCGCGTTCTACGGCCCGAACTGGGCTCCGCTCGCCGAGTTCCTCGTCCGGCTCGCCGCCGGTGAGCCGACTCCGGGCACGTCGGTCAAGGCCGTCCGGGCCGCCCAGGAGACCGTGGAGAACCCGTTCCCCGCGGTGTTCTGCCAGGACTGGGCCATCCGCGTCAAGAACCACCGCGAGTTCTCCGCCCTGGTGAACCGCGCCAACCAGCTCGCCCCGCACATGCGCGGCGGGTCGCTCGGGCACTCGGCCATCGCCGGCTGCGTGGGCCTGCCCGAGAAGGTCAACAACCCGCAGCACCGCCTGCGCATCGAGGACTCGCCGAAGATCCTGATGAGCAACGCCCTGCACGACTCGGCCACCGGCTACGAGTGGGCCGTCAACGCCCACCGGCAGAGCCGTGACAAGACCGTGCTGCTCACCTACGAGGGCTGGGGCCACGGCGTGTACGACCGCAGCGACTGCACCCGCGGCGCGACCGACGAGTACCTGATCGCGCTCAAGACCCCGCGGCCCGGCGCCCGCTGCGCCGCCGTGGAGCCGCCCGAGCAGGCGGCGTCGTCGAACGCCACGCCGCTGCCCGCGGGCCCGGCGCCGGGCGTGCCCGGCTGGCTCCGATAA
- the alc gene encoding allantoicase: MTEAPGFTHLPDLACREFGGGVVWANDELFAERENLIKRAEPVFDAYTFGHKGQVYDGWETRRRREPGQDSAIVRLGLPGVVKAVVVDTAFFTGNYPPFASVEATSAVGHPDPAELTGWEELVPKSPLGGDRKNSFEVDAARRYTHVRLTIHPDGGVARLRVFGEPVPDPALLLPEAVDLAALENGGAVVGCSDMFYGSPGNLIAPGQAAVMGEGWETARRRDDGNDWVDVRLAAAGAVRLVELDTTHFKGNAPGWASVTGRDERTGAEFPVLHRTRLQPDTRHRFPVEAVPEATHARLDIYPDGGMARLRLFGRLTTDGLGAITRRYRELS; encoded by the coding sequence ATGACCGAGGCACCCGGCTTCACCCACCTGCCCGACCTGGCCTGCCGCGAGTTCGGCGGCGGCGTGGTGTGGGCGAACGACGAGCTGTTCGCCGAGCGGGAGAACCTGATCAAACGGGCCGAGCCCGTGTTCGACGCCTACACCTTCGGCCACAAGGGGCAGGTCTACGACGGCTGGGAGACCCGGCGCCGGCGCGAACCGGGGCAGGACTCGGCGATCGTCCGCCTCGGCCTGCCGGGCGTGGTCAAGGCGGTGGTGGTCGACACGGCGTTCTTCACGGGCAACTACCCGCCGTTCGCCTCGGTCGAGGCCACCTCGGCGGTCGGCCACCCGGACCCGGCCGAGCTGACCGGCTGGGAGGAGCTGGTGCCCAAGTCGCCGCTGGGGGGCGACCGGAAGAACTCCTTCGAGGTCGACGCCGCGCGCCGGTACACCCACGTGCGGCTGACGATCCACCCGGACGGCGGGGTGGCCCGGTTGCGGGTCTTCGGCGAGCCTGTGCCCGACCCGGCGCTGCTGCTGCCCGAGGCGGTGGACCTGGCGGCGCTGGAGAACGGGGGCGCGGTGGTCGGGTGCAGCGACATGTTCTACGGCTCGCCCGGCAACCTCATCGCGCCCGGCCAGGCCGCGGTGATGGGGGAGGGCTGGGAGACGGCGCGCCGCCGCGACGACGGCAACGACTGGGTGGACGTGCGGCTGGCCGCGGCCGGCGCGGTGCGGCTGGTCGAACTGGACACCACGCACTTCAAGGGCAACGCGCCCGGCTGGGCCTCGGTGACGGGGCGGGACGAGCGCACCGGCGCGGAGTTCCCGGTCCTGCACCGCACCCGCCTGCAACCCGACACCCGCCACCGCTTCCCCGTCGAGGCGGTCCCGGAGGCCACGCACGCGCGGCTCGACATCTACCCCGACGGCGGGATGGCACGCCTTCGGCTGTTCGGCCGCTTGACGACGGACGGCCTCGGGGCGATCACCCGGAGGTACCGGGAACTGAGCTGA